One Anolis carolinensis isolate JA03-04 chromosome 5, rAnoCar3.1.pri, whole genome shotgun sequence DNA segment encodes these proteins:
- the wbp1 gene encoding WW domain-binding protein 1, with product MEQEPQPRRNPRREAQAGWAAAALLGRERQAREYCPGVNNQPYVCETGHCCGETGCCIYYYELWWFWLLWTVLFLFGCCCAYRHRRAKLRLQQQQRQREINLIAYHGACNYPPSMVDLRMLASFKLPAYEEVAHRPTTPPPPYSAILGSAASRRGSSTLTLTGSSENYTSCSCESSCLTSPSSTSLSATEASTPSEAEMDGAGACSSGNAVGSWEQAERSEGGPSAAPSPRHALFSSNVELFDGDPQRRPSDSEEGSEPLEEGEHSRHRRLTGDSGIEVGRGQEDEEEEDEEEEEAARLLEKGGPCSPSGTEARSLCGGLAEGDPEELSRPASSPSPTLPV from the exons ATGGAGCAGGAGCCGCAGCCCAGGAGGAACCCGCGGAGGGAGGCCCAGGCCGGGTGGGCCGCCGCCGCCTTGCTGGGCCGGGAGAGGCAG GCACGTGAGTACTGCCCTGGGGTGAACAACCAGCCCTACGTGTGTGAGACGGGCCACTGCTGTGGGGAGACGGGCTGCTGCATCTATTATTACGAACTCTGGT GGTTCTGGCTTCTCTGGACGGTGCTGTTCCTCTTTGGCTGCTGCTGTGCTTACCGACACCGCCGGGCCAAACTGCGCCTGCAGCAGCAGCAACGGCAGCGGGAGATCAACCTCATCGCCTACCACGGTGCCTGCAACTACCCTCCGTCCATGGTGGACCTCA gGATGCTGGCTTCCTTCAAGCTGCCTGCCTATGAGGAGGTGGCCCACCGCCCGACCACCCCTCCGCCCCCCTACAGTGCCATCCTGGGAAGCGCCGCCAGCCGCCGGGGCTCCAGCACCTTGACGCTGACGGGCAGCTCAGAGAACTACACCAGCTGCTCCTGCGAGTCCAGCTGCCTGACCTCCCCCAGCAGCACCTCGCTCTCGGCCACAGAGGCCAGCACCCCCAGCGAGGCCGAGATGGATGGAGCTGGGGCCTGCAGCAGTGGCAACGCGGTGGGCAGCTGGGAGCAGGCCGAACGGTCGGAGGGAGGCCCCTCTGCGGCCCCGTCCCCCAGGCACGCCCTCTTCTCCTCTAACGTGGAGCTCTTTGACGGCGACCCACAAAGGCGACCCTCTGACAGCGAGGAGGGTTCGGAGCCCCTGGAGGAAGGGGAGCACTCCCGGCACCGGCGCCTGACAGGGGACTCTGGGATTGAGGTGGGGCGTGGccaggaggacgaggaggaggaagacgaggaggaggaggaagccgccCGCCTGCTCGAGAAGGGGGGCCCTTGCTCTCCCTCCGGCACCGAGGCCCGGAGCCTGTGCGGGGGGCTGGCAGAGGGAGACCCCGAGGAGCTGTCCCGCCCCGCCAGCTCCCCCTCACCAACGCTGCCTGTTTGA